The following coding sequences are from one Strix uralensis isolate ZFMK-TIS-50842 chromosome 6, bStrUra1, whole genome shotgun sequence window:
- the ORMDL1 gene encoding ORM1-like protein 1, with amino-acid sequence MNVGVAHSEVNPNTRVMNSRGMWLTYALGVGMLHIVLLSIPFFSVPVAWTLTNVIHNLGMYVFLHAVKGTPFETPDQGKARLLTHWEQLDYGVQFTSSRKFFTISPIILYFLASFYTKYDPTHFILNTTSLLTVLIPKLPQLHGVRIFGINKY; translated from the exons ATGAACGTAGGAGTTGCCCACAGCGAGGTAAATCCAAACACGCGTGTGATGAACAGTCGTGGAATGTGGCTGACGTACGCGCTGGGAGTCGGCATGCTGCACATTGTCTTGCTCAGCATTCCTTTCTTTAGTGTCCCTGTCGCCTGGACTTTAACAAATGTGATTCACAACCTG ggAATGTATGTGTTTTTGCATGCAGTAAAGGGAACTCCTTTTGAAACACCTGATCAGGGGAAAGCTAGGCTACTAACACACTGGGAACAACTGGATTATGGAGTACAATTTACATCTTCAAGAAAATTCTTCACAATCTCTCCTATAATTCT GTACTTCCTGGCGAGTTTCTACACAAAGTATGATCCAACCCACTTTATCCTCAACACAACCTCTCTCCTGACAGTGCTTATCCCCAAGCTGCCACAGTTGCATGGTGTTCGAATCTTTGGCATCAATAAATATTAA
- the OSGEPL1 gene encoding tRNA N6-adenosine threonylcarbamoyltransferase, mitochondrial isoform X5 — MNSIAKNLLKSVKRGQAVWLRASSAQSGKQHLRKLVLGIETSCDDTGAAVVDDAGNVLGEALHCQKEVHLQAGGIIPVVAQQLHRENIEQVVKEALGVSGVSVRELAAIATTVKPGLALSLEVGLQYSLTLVNKYQKPFIPVHHMEAHALTIRLTHHLEFPFLVLLLSGGHCILAVAQGVSDFLLLGQSIDIAPGDMLDKVARRLSLRKHPECHSMAGGKAIEHLAQTGNRQQHTFRLPLQQYRNCDFSFSGLQNLVNNAIVQKEKEEGIQEGEILSCVKDIAAAVQHAVAVHIIQRTYRAMLFCIKNSILSSRNATLVVSGGVASNQYIRKGLQTLADANDFAFLCPPPRLCTDNGVMIA, encoded by the exons ATGAACAGCATTGCCAAAAACCTTTTGAAATCAGTTAAACGCGGCCAAGCTGTGTGGCTGAGAGCCAGCTCTGCTCAATCTGGAAAACAGCATCTGCGGAAACTAGTTCTGGGGATAGAGACGAGCTGTGACGACACCGGCGCCGCAGTGGTGGACGATGCCGGCAATGTGCTGGGAGAAGCGCTGCACTGCCAGAAGGAAGTCCATTTACA AGCAGGTGGAATAATTCCTGTGGTGGCACAGCAACTTCACAGAGAAAACATTGAGCAAGTAGTAAAAGAGGCGCTTGGTGTCAGTGGAGTTTCTGTACGTGAACTTGCAGCTATTGCAACTACAGTAAAACCAGGACTTGCACTAAGCCTTGAAGTGGGGCTGCAGTACAGCTTGACCTTGGTGAACAAGTACCAGAAGCCGTTCATACCCGTTCATCACATGGAGGCTCACGCACTGACCATCAGACTCACGCACCACCTGGAATTTCCCTTCTTAGTTCTTTTACTCTCTGGAGGCCACTGCATCTTGGCAGTAGCACAAGGAGTTTCAGATTTCCTTCTGCTTGGACAGTCTATAGATATAGCACCCGGTGACATGCTGGATAAG GTAGCAAGGAGACTGTCTTTAAGAAAGCATCCAGAGTGCCACAGCATGGCTGGGGGGAAAGCGATAGAGCACTTGGCTCAAACTGGAAACCGGCAACAGCACACGTTCAGACTTCCCTTGCAGCAATATCGtaactgtgatttttctttttctggacttCAGAACCTTGTCAATAACGCCattgtacaaaaagaaaaagaagaag GTATTCAAGAAGGTGAGATCCTATCCTGTGTTAAGGATATTGCTGCTGCTGTACAGCACGCAGTGGCTGTTCATATTATCCAGCGCACATATCGAGCCATGCTGTTCTGCATAAAAAACAGCATATTATCATCAAGAAATGCAACTCTG GTTGTATCAGGAGGAGTTGCAAGTAATCAGTATATCCGAAAAGGTCTACAGACTTTGGCAGATGCAAATGATTTTGCCTTTCTGTGTCCTCCTCCAAGGCTGTGCACTGATAATGGTGTTATGA